The Leishmania panamensis strain MHOM/PA/94/PSC-1 chromosome 23 sequence DNA window TAAACGGTCCTTTCACGCAGAACTTCTTTGGCAGACTCAGACATATGGCCTTTCGAGTGACCAGTTACCAGTGTTGCACGAGGCGAGGGTGAGCTCGTCCTGATGTCCGCGTCTGGCAAGCCACCTCTGGGCGAGGCAAGCCCTATCGTGGGGCCGACGTTCATCCCGATGGGTGTGCGAAATAGAGAGCTACTGTCTCGCGCCGGATCACTACATGCGTGGTGTGCTTTCTCTCGCGGAGATGTGCGAGACGGGCTCCGGTCTGCGGGCAGCCGGCGAGGTGCCATactgttttcttctctcgtgaAGTCAATCCTGTTTTCATGCGGTTGGGCCAACGCGCAAACTTCTCGACGATCACTGCTGCTTGACTGGCGACTGCGCAGCCACGCTGTGCGATTCAACTTGACACCCTCTACGGTGCCTGCCACAACTCCAGCTTTCTTCTCCAGTGCCTTTTTCGAGTACTGTGCGAGCACCTTCGACATGAACAAGTACAACCACCGCAGCAGTACTACGTGGTCTTGCAGCTTCCCAGTGGCAAGCCGATTCGTGTCCACCGTGTTCCGGTGCTCGGCTGGTACGCACTCCTGCAGCATGTTCTGCAGGAGTCTCATGTTGTGAAGACACACTTCACGTATAGAGACTGAATCCAATGCCGGATCAGGGCTTTCACAGACAGCCGCCGTGGCAGACCAGTTCAACTTTACCAGGTACACGTGCGCCTGGTCAGCGCGGCTCTTCGTAACAGGGGCCTCAGATGACTGTATTGCTGCGCAGTTCTGGGCGATGCGACTTACTGCAGCCTCGACAACAGTGCAGTACGCTGCCCCATCGCGGAGAGACTCCACCGCAGGATACTCTGCATTGCACAAGTTGTTCAGCCATTGAAGTAGCTCCTTACGTCCACTGAAAGCTGCAGATTTAGCGGACATATCCTGTTGTGATGCACGCTCTACGTAATACTCCGGAGTTGATCGCTTTGAATGCTTCTATGGTTTGCATGCATGTCCATGTGTCCACGAGTAGTAGTGGGGGGTGAGAAcgtctatgtgtgtgtgtgtatgtgcgccaATGGGGACGCTGCGAAACGAACAGATGTCACTGGACAGATGAACACCACAAGTAATCATCACAGAGTGAGGGAGGTGAACAAAAGTTTGTGTGCCACAAGCACTATGTCCCGCTTGGCTAGAGAGAGTGGTGGACAGCATGAGAGTATCCCTTTCTGACAGCCTGAGCGTGCACCTGTCCAGAGTGACGCAGGACAGAtgtccctccctcttgtAATGCTCTGAGCAAATCGTGTCGCATGGAATGTGGCGAAAAGAGGTGAAACATGCGCCTTGTTGGtactttttgtttttcgtgACCCACCGTCTCAACTCATGCTCAAGAAGGCAGCTCCTGTCAGAAGCTTGTACGCAGTCAGCTCACTTTCACCGGGAGACAGCATCTaacagaggaaagggaaaaacagTCAGGCACCACATCCGAtaaaagcgaaaagagaaccAATGCTCAAAAATATGCTGCAATACTAACACAGAATCGCAATGCCagaaacaaacgaaaaaaatGGGTAGCAAGATGCAAGGAACGGTAGAgcaagggggaagggaaatgAAGAGGGCCAGCCGACCTCGCCACTACGCATGCAGCCTCAtaaacgcacgcacatacatcAAAACACAAGCATGCAACACGCCAGCATCTCCGAAACGGCAAGACAAGATTTTTCTCTCCGTGAGTTGTTCTTTTCagtcccttttcttctctccatctctcaCTCACAAGACGGGGGACGCACGAATACACAGAAAGGCGAGAACGCACCATGAAGGATAGCAGGCACTAGTTTTGAGGTGTGCTACGCCGCAAGAGAGCAAAGACAACAGGTCAGAGAAGCAACAAGGCCAGCTGAAGCAACAAAAGGAAGAATAAAAGTAAATACTCGCCACAATCACACTCGCTCAACCGTATGTCCTCTTCATTAACAAAAGGCGGAGTGCTGAGGTATGATACTCCATGTCGGATCGTATTTACACAAAAATGCACCCTTCCCTGATGACAGGGAAGACCTCCGCGTGGTACCAGGGTCCAGTCcccgcggtgtgtgtgtggggagaagcCATGCAgctcccccatccctgccgatgccgggccagttctggtggtgacagggtcacgTGCCTGCGGCGCAGGGGGCCCAGAGCGCCTCGTCGCTACTGATGCCGGTGGCCATGTCCtgggcggcgttgcgtctGGGCGACCCgcggcagtgcacacgcttgtgccacccatgtgcCAGGCacggcgtcggcgtggcCCGAGGGCgcctcacccggccctcgctgcctgctggtggggagcctgcgccaccccgagggatgcgccGGGTGGGGGCCGGcatgacggtggcggcggcgaggcgacctgcggagcggTGGGCAGGGCTTGGggcagaggccgtgctggGATGCCTGGGTCGGCTCACTGCTGCAACGCGTGtcagcggctgcttcgccccACGCGGTGGGTCTGTGATGGGccggcgtggcgtggcgtttAACTGATGTGGCATAGCAAAGAATGGGCACGTTGGGGGGAAGAAACACTCCCTCGCCTTACGCAAATGGATCGAATTCCGCCTCGAAGTCATCACCAGATGAGGAATCATGCGAGTTGGGCCCCTCGAAGCCACCTGATGTCTGCAAGTGCTGTTCTTCGGAGGGGAACGACGAGAAGTACGGCCGTGAAGGAGTCTGTCGCAGACAAGGCGCTAACATACTATGTGGAGGTGGTGTCGGCGTCATCGCAGTGCAGAGAGTGTCAAATCTGGGTGAGACTTTGGGTTCggagagcggaagaggcggcgaCAGTGCGGATGAAGCAGGGAATGACTGGCGGCCGTCGTTGCGCTCTGCGGAGGCAGAAGGGGCCTTGCCTCCAGATACGCCAAAAAGAGAGTCTAAAGATATTGACGGAAGGGGTGGCAGTAATGGCGGTTCGGCCACAGGAACAGAGATCTGTGGTGCAAGGTGATCGCGCACAACAGCAGACTCAAAATGGACGCCTTCCCCGGAGGTCGACGTACCGGTTACCAAGGACGACGAGGTAGTGCTCGTGGGAGATGTAGAAGACCGCTCCTCTGACACATTGTCACTGTTAggcgacagcgaagaagcTGCAGTAGATTTGCCAGACCGTTCGTCAGGTGACTCCATTGGCAACTCGGCTTCGTTGAACTCATCTTCGAGGACGACAGGATCCAGCCCTTCCTTTTCCTGAGAGGTGTCACCTCGGCGGCTTTGCTGCTCTCCATCAGCGCcacaagagggaggagcaCGGGTCTCTGATGAAGCCTCTGCTCTAGCGACCTCACTGTCTGCAGGCTGGCCCTCTCCGCACCCCGCCTCGCGTTCCTCTCCGCCCCCATTATCGATGTCAAGGTCACCTGGGGAAGCCACTATCCCACCCTCATCTTCTCTGTGCTCCGTTACTATTTCCAACCCACCCTTCGccatctctttctccagCTGTGCCAGGaactccgcctcctctccctctctgacCTCCAATTGCGAAGTGGAGCTCAGAGTACCATCGTCGTGTGCCTCTGAGCTCTCATCCTCGGCACCATCTGAGGCCTGGTATTCCTCTCGAGCATCATCTTCCTTATGGAGGTCCGCACTCTCGGCAACTGACGACTCAACCTGACGAGGTTCTGCTACTGATGCGGTCACACCAGTGCTCGAAATGGCctcccgctccgcctccagctTCTTTTTCCCCGGTGGCAAGTAGCCATCGTTGAAAGAGGCAGCAATCGTCTTGTGGGACATTGGGGAAACATTCTCCGAGTCAGCAGTTCTCGCGCTCCCATCCCCGCTCGTCGCAGCAGAGATGTGGGAATGCTCCTCCTCAAGAGAGTCCTGAAACGGTGATATATCAGTGACGGCTTCTGCGATGCTCAGAGGCAGTGGAACTGCGTCGTCACCAGAGGCTTTGGtaaccacagcagccgcctGCTCCTGCGAAAAGATATCAGGAGGCACATAAGAAATCGCGTGCAATTCTCCCGCAATCTCAGCCACGCCGTGTATggtctcctcttctctgtccGCAACATCCGTATgagacgacagcgacgcgaTCTGCGTTTGCGTAGGTTGGGAAAAGGTTTGCGGTGGAGCCAGGTGCGAAGATGACTGATCCCTGCTGCTACCCACCGCTACGTCTGCCTCCTCGTCACAGGTGCCTGTGTCGGTTTCGCAAGCCGTGAGAAGCTCACCCACAATTCTTGGCGCAGATGACGTGTCGTAGAGATGAGGCGTTGCTGCATGGGACAACGACGGCTGTAGCTGTGACAGGCACCGAACTGAGTCCAGCACCATCTGTACCTCTTCCAGATCCCGTGCAATCTCAGCATGCATGCAGTCTTCTCCtagctccaccacctccacggCCCCAGAACTGCTCAATCGACAGATCTTGATAAGCTCCCTATGGTACTCCAGAACGGTGCCGTATGCTTCCAGCGCCATAAAGGCCGTGTAtaacgtttttttttccgagAGTGATGTGGCAACATATAATAAATTCGTTTCGGGTGAGTCTGGGTCTGAAACCCCTGTCATCCCTATGGCCTCCGAGTCCGTCGCGCCCCCTAAAAGCActttctccgcctctctgGCGATGGCCAGCTGTGCTTCGAGGTCGACGacgcgcgcctgcagcgcgcccACATCTTTCCTCAGATCAGCCGTCTCACAAAGAAGATGAGCTTCACGCGCTTCCAGCGCCCCGGCAAAGAGGCGGACCGTGCCAATGTGCATGCCAGCaaagagctgcagctcctcctcaacAGCCTCTGTACAGATACGCGAGCGTGCGTGTTTTTCACGCCACATAAGCTCATCGAGGAGGCCAAAAGAGGTTGATAAAGCCTCTGAGGAGACCTGCCGCCTATGACGACTACATGAGAGGGcactctctcgctcgttGACCCACGCCGCAGTAGCGTTGTCAGCAGCGTCTAAGTTGTCGAGAGAGTCGAAGTGCAGTGACTGCAAACTTGTCGGCACTGCCGTGAGAGAGCGTTCTACAGGGGATGGCCCACGGCGGTGCgagctgcctctctccccttcctcttctctgcttggCAAGGACGCAAGAGAGTGGTTGTGTGATGGACGTGCCGTAGCGGAGGACTTGATAGATGTCTCCTCGTGCAGTTTGCGCAGTCTGTAGATCTCTTTTCGCTGCTTTTCAAGCTGACTGTTCATTGAAACGAAGAGCTCTGCTCGGTTCCGCTCCATTTCATcaaagctgcgctgccgATCTGCCTCAAACGCCTCCATCTGGGCAAACTGATCCTCGTAAAAGTGTATTCGGTCTAGCAGCTCCCTTTCGTGCGCGTCCgggctgcgcacgcgcatcgGGCGAAGCGATCGGAAGGTGAAGCGCGAGTGTGACTGCTTTGTTGGGATGGTAGATCCTGTTTGTGCAGAAGTGGCTACCCCACCAATCACACTCTGTCTTTCGTCGCGCGCAAGTGGCGACACACAGGGAGCGGGGCTGGATGAGAGGTAGGAAACACAGCGATCGGGATTCTGCAAGTAGGGGTCGACAGTCACAGCTGTTCCTCTGGACGGCAGCTCTCGCATGAGGCCTTGTTGGggcgcagaggcggcgcgtACTTGTGGCGCTTTCTCCGCGAACGTGAGCCCCCGCTCCAGCGAGGAAGATGGCTGTGCAGCTGTcctcgcagccgccacgAGCGACTTTCGAGCCCGTGCGTACTCACGTGtcatctcctccatctctgcctccagcagcactaACTCCCTTTTAAGAGCCTCATTCTCCTCACTCAGCGCAACCTTGTCACACTCTACCGCCTTGATGATCCGCTGCAGCTTTTCGCCCCGGTCGGccatggaggagatgcgaAGCTGCAACCGTTCAACCTCCTGACGAAGACCAGCTACGTCATCATCGGAGTGCCCACTGTAACATCCCAGTGCTTGACTCATGCGGACCTTTTCCTCTTGGTCGTGCTGAGAGACAATGGCGGAGTAGAACGCATTCACCTCTGTCAGCTCTCGCACCTTCTTTTCCAGGGCAAATACCTCCTCCATTTTCGTGgcaatggcggcggtggcggcggcgttttGCGACTTCAGCTGTTCCAGAGCACTCTCCGCATTAACCTTGACAGGGGGCGGTGTACGAGAGGCTCGGCGACCTACGTCGCCGTTACCCACCGTGTCAAGCGGTCGGTGTGTCTCAGGCTTGTACTCGCCACCTGCCGCATCGGCAGAGGGATACCATTTTCTCTTGCCACGCTCGGCCGTTCTGCCGCGCTGGACACCAGTGGTGGCACTGAGTGGTACTACGCTGACCAAAGGCGACTCCCCAGAGCGCATTCCCTCCATCTGTTTGATTAGGGTGCTGATGGTTTCCTCGTCGCTTGCAGACTTCTCTGTCAGCCTGTCGCTCTGCTGGCGAAGCTCACGAATCTCGGCGTTCTTTTCCTGGATGAAGGACTGAAGGCCACTAACTTGAGACTCCAACTCGCGCACTCGTTCTtgctcgcgctgcagttGTGGGTGCATGCAGCGAATAAAGTCGACAAGCTGCTCCCTCGTCGCCGTTTCAACGTTAATCTGCTTCATGGCTGCGTTCGATAGAACTGTAGGTGTACCAGTGTGTGTTCCTTTGCTTCAATGCACGCTGTGTGTCACTTCCTACCACTCCtgtgtttcttttccgcTTTTCGACCAGTGATGTAGAGAATGGAAGAAAAAATAAAGGGAAGGTGAACCAATGAACAATTCCAACCAGCGCGTAGAGTCACCGCGAGAGTCAGCCTCTACAACCTCCGCCGGAAGATACAAAATGTATCGTTTTTCCAACGTGTCCATTCTCTGCTATGCCGCATCAGTTaaacgccacgccacgccggCCCATCACAGACCCACCGCGtgaggcgaagcagccgctgacacacgttgcagcagtgcgccgacccaggcatcccagcacggcctctgccCCAAGCCCTGCCCAccgctccgcaggtcgcctcgccgccgccaccgtcacgcCGGCCCCCACCCggcgcatccctcggggtggcgcaggctccccaccagcaggcagcgagggccgggtgaggcGCCCTCGGgccacgccgacgccgtGCCTGgcacatgggtggcacaagcgtgtgcactgccgcGGGTCGTCCagacgcaacgccgcccaGGACATGGCCACCGGCATCAGTAGCGACGAGGCGCCCTGGGCCCCCTGCGCCGCAGGCAcgtgaccctgtcaccaccagaactggcccggcatcggcagggatgggggagcTGCATGgcttctccccacacacacacaccgcgggGACTGGACCCTGGTACCACGCGGAGGCCTGCCCCGCCATCATGGATCAGTACAGAAGTGAGGAATGCAGAAAAGCAGTGAAATGGATCAAGGTCTAAGGACCAGAAATAGTAGGAGGTAAAACTGGGTTTAAAGAGAGTTCATGAAGGGGTACGTGAAGCAGAAGATCGCACCACACATACCGCAGCCCCATTCCTGGTCAAGATCACATTTGCACTCGGCTTCAGAAAGTGCGCGCACCGACCACCCCCGCACTGCACCTCGCTTCTACGGCGGATGCTCATGTAGCCGTCCTCACCCCACCATGACCCCCAAGTATTTCGAATGATCCAGTAGCCCTTACCAGACCGGTAGTCGTCCCTGTAACCAAGCTGCAGGGCGTGACTGTGTGTGATGTTCTCGGTGTAATCGAAACCGTCAAAAATGCCTCCAGCGTAGCTTGACCACGTTGAAACATTCACAATGACGGCGATTGGCCCCTAGAGTGCGGCGGTATCCATCAATGGCTCTTGGTTCTTAGCTGGTAGCTAGACTTAGGACCCCTAGGGTACTTTGCTCTCGATCTGAGCATACACCTGCCTTACCGTTGAATGCCGAGTAGAGATACGCTCACTCCTCAGTGATGGTGCCCCTCTGAAGCACATAATCGTAGCTCAGAAATTGGATGGCGATCTCCCAGCCGCCTACCCCACCACTGCGGCGGGGTTCGGTGGGCACGCCGTGACCTGCTGTTGAATGAACACGTGTAGCTGGTCAGTCGCGATAGCCCAGTGGGACCCTGTCAACGCGACCGCCAAATGTTCCTAACAGATGCCGCAGTGTCCCTGATTCCTCACTGTGGTGAGCATGGGCGACATATGGTAGCAATAGTCCACCTGAcggggaagaagagcgagaggcgcgAAGGTAGGACCGCCGTAGCAACAGACGAAAGAGAACCCTTCAGCATCAGTGTGCAAGCGCCGTTGAGCGCAGTAATCTCAGCATGCGTCCAGTTCGACATCTCGTTGACCCCATACCGAGACAATATATGGCCCTCTTTGTCGGACTACTTCACCTCACAAGTGCGGCGCTCGAATATCTTGCGATGTATCAAGCACTGCTTCGCACTGTACTGGTTTCCGAACAGGTGAATTTAGAGGGTCAAATGAATGAGCGGCGACGCACGCTCCATTAGCACAGAGATCTATGGATAGGGCCTAGAAAACCCCCAAGAGTATGGAGAAACAAAGTTCCAAACCTGATGATATAATGAAAATCGAAAGAAGTGGTGTGTATTCTGTGATTGGTGAAaataaaaagagagaaaaccgGAAGGGGTGAGCACAGTGGACGCGAGGAATACTCAGGAAATCGAGAGCTTGGTACCCTATCAATCCCCCGCTATAGATACACTCGGGTAAGGGAAAGGCACCAATAGCATTCAGAACAGGATTGAATAGCATGAGATCCGTCGGACTGCAAAAGCACGAGGCGTCTGCTCGTACATTATTTTCCCTGT harbors:
- a CDS encoding hypothetical protein (TriTrypDB/GeneDB-style sysID: LpmP.23.1250), coding for MSAKSAAFSGRKELLQWLNNLCNAEYPAVESLRDGAAYCTVVEAAVSRIAQNCAAIQSSEAPVTKSRADQAHVYLVKLNWSATAAVCESPDPALDSVSIREVCLHNMRLLQNMLQECVPAEHRNTVDTNRLATGKLQDHVVLLRWLYLFMSKVLAQYSKKALEKKAGVVAGTVEGVKLNRTAWLRSRQSSSSDRREVCALAQPHENRIDFTREENSMAPRRLPADRSPSRTSPREKAHHACSDPARDSSSLFRTPIGMNVGPTIGLASPRGGLPDADIRTSSPSPRATLVTGHSKGHMSESAKEVLRERTVYAHYTRGTIAVPEFFRATLVGLRNEVEELERQVLYGQERHNYHLTHRAGKGETDRALSIAAAKYDQNTRRCQEGRETLSLEELGELLEERDRLAQQYATVDAVVTRTLQSARSQGKPIPPLLRDLVELLHPA
- a CDS encoding hypothetical protein (TriTrypDB/GeneDB-style sysID: LpmP.23.1260), whose translation is MKQINVETATREQLVDFIRCMHPQLQREQERVRELESQVSGLQSFIQEKNAEIRELRQQSDRLTEKSASDEETISTLIKQMEGMRSGESPLVSVVPLSATTGVQRGRTAERGKRKWYPSADAAGGEYKPETHRPLDTVGNGDVGRRASRTPPPVKVNAESALEQLKSQNAAATAAIATKMEEVFALEKKVRELTEVNAFYSAIVSQHDQEEKVRMSQALGCYSGHSDDDVAGLRQEVERLQLRISSMADRGEKLQRIIKAVECDKVALSEENEALKRELVLLEAEMEEMTREYARARKSLVAAARTAAQPSSSLERGLTFAEKAPQVRAASAPQQGLMRELPSRGTAVTVDPYLQNPDRCVSYLSSSPAPCVSPLARDERQSVIGGVATSAQTGSTIPTKQSHSRFTFRSLRPMRVRSPDAHERELLDRIHFYEDQFAQMEAFEADRQRSFDEMERNRAELFVSMNSQLEKQRKEIYRLRKLHEETSIKSSATARPSHNHSLASLPSREEEGERGSSHRRGPSPVERSLTAVPTSLQSLHFDSLDNLDAADNATAAWVNERESALSCSRHRRQVSSEALSTSFGLLDELMWREKHARSRICTEAVEEELQLFAGMHIGTVRLFAGALEAREAHLLCETADLRKDVGALQARVVDLEAQLAIAREAEKVLLGGATDSEAIGMTGVSDPDSPETNLLYVATSLSEKKTLYTAFMALEAYGTVLEYHRELIKICRLSSSGAVEVVELGEDCMHAEIARDLEEVQMVLDSVRCLSQLQPSLSHAATPHLYDTSSAPRIVGELLTACETDTGTCDEEADVAVGSSRDQSSSHLAPPQTFSQPTQTQIASLSSHTDVADREEETIHGVAEIAGELHAISYVPPDIFSQEQAAAVVTKASGDDAVPLPLSIAEAVTDISPFQDSLEEEHSHISAATSGDGSARTADSENVSPMSHKTIAASFNDGYLPPGKKKLEAEREAISSTGVTASVAEPRQVESSVAESADLHKEDDAREEYQASDGAEDESSEAHDDGTLSSTSQLEVREGEEAEFLAQLEKEMAKGGLEIVTEHREDEGGIVASPGDLDIDNGGGEEREAGCGEGQPADSEVARAEASSETRAPPSCGADGEQQSRRGDTSQEKEGLDPVVLEDEFNEAELPMESPDERSGKSTAASSLSPNSDNVSEERSSTSPTSTTSSSLVTGTSTSGEGVHFESAVVRDHLAPQISVPVAEPPLLPPLPSISLDSLFGVSGGKAPSASAERNDGRQSFPASSALSPPLPLSEPKVSPRFDTLCTAMTPTPPPHSMLAPCLRQTPSRPYFSSFPSEEQHLQTSGGFEGPNSHDSSSGDDFEAEFDPFA